GCACCTGCACCAAGCCTTTCCCGAAGGAGCGGCGGCCCACAATCAGGGCGCGGTCATGGTCTTGCAAGGCACCGGCCAGAATCTCAGACGCCGAGGCGCTGCCTTCGTTAATCAACACCACCACAGAACCCGCCTCAAATTCGCCTTTGGTGCGAGCGTAATAATCTGCGTCATATTTAGTGCCTTTGCCGTCTGTGTACACCAGTTTCTTGCTGCCCGAAATAAATTCATCGGCCATGCGGGTGGCATGGTCTAAGTAACCACCGGGATTGTCGCGCAGGTCCAGCACCAAACGCTGCATGCCTTGCTTTTTAAGGGCGGTCAGTTTGGTTTTGAATTCGTCAAACGTCCCGTTAGAGAAGCGGCTCACTTTGATATAGCCGGTCTGCTCGTCTACCATGTAGCCGGCATCTACTGACACAGACGGAATCTTGCGGCGCGTGACGGTGAACACGTGGGGCTTGGTTTCGCCGCGGCGCAGAATGGTCAAATTCACCTTGGAACCTCTGGGGCCGCGCAGTTTCTTGAACACCGTTTCATTGGTGATGTTGATGCCCGCAATGTTCTCGTTTTCTACTTTAATGATTTTGTCGCCGGCCTGAATCCCCACCTGCTCAGACGGACCGCCGTTGATGGGCGCAATCACGTAGAGCGTGTCTCTGAAGATGTTGAACTCCACGCCAATGCCGTCAAAGTCGCTTTCCAGGTAAGAACGGGCCATGCTCAAATCCTTAGACGGAATGTAAGACGAATGCGGGTCCAGTTTCTCCAGCATCTTACCAATGGCGTACTCAGAGAGTTGCTCAGTGTTCACGGTGTCCACGTATTCGCGGTCAATGTAGCTCAGAATTTCCCGGAACTTGAGGTAGCCCCGCGCCGTGCCCTGCGGATTGTTGGAGCTGGGCTGGAACAAGGTGGCGCCCAGCAAAACGCCCAGCGCTACCGCCACCCCCAAAAACAGCGGCAACCGTACCTGAAACAATGAATTGTTTATTTTTTTATCTTCCATCTTCTCAACCCGTAAGGTGTGTATGCCCTGTTATCTACCGCTTCTCTTGCCTAAATACCATCTGCCATGACGGTTAAAAAACAGACAACTGGTAACCATCCCCTATAATACAAAAAATAGCGACCTAAAGTTACTTTTATAGGCTATGAATTTGTCTGCAGCTTCAATCCCATTTTCTTGAGCTCGCGGGCGTAGATCTGGCGGTAGCTGCCGTTGCGCGTGGTGGTGTCTGCCGCCGAGGCAATGGGCCGTGCCTGCGCCCGGGCCGCCGTCACCAAGGCCGCCGACACAATTTTATCTTTCGGCCAGTGGCCAGACAGGGCGCGCAGGCATTTGTACATGAGTTCTGAGTCTTCAGACTTGGCTTGCAACAAGTGGTCTGTGTACTGCCCTATCATGTCTAGCACCATTTTATTCTGGTTGTCTTGCAGGTAATGGGTGAACAGATCTTTGCGCAGCAGTTCATTGGCGGCCTGTTGCTGCAGCACAAAGTAATAGTCTTTGTCTTCGTTCTGGAGCAGAATGCCATTGATGTCGGCGTGCTTGTCGGCCCAGTTGGTAGCCCCGGCGTAGTTCTGCGCCACGTTGGGAATCAGTTCCAACGCCTTGGGGTTTTGCTGCGCCAGGGTTTCCAGATTGGGGTATTTAGCGCCTTTGGGGAACGTGAGTTCATACTCGGGCTCCTTGGGTTTGGCGGCGGCGGCCTGCGCGGCGGCGGCTTCCTCCTCATTCTGATTTTTGGCGGTCTGGTTCTGGGTTTCTTTGGTGGCCATGTCGCGCATCATCTTCTCACAGGAAGACAGACCTAGCACGGCCACTACACCACTTATCAAAAAGGCACTCTTTAAAATCGAAACTCGCATAAAGTCCTGTAAATCAAAATAGATACTACTTCTTAGTCGGCTTCAAGGTAAAAATCTGGAGAAACCGGCCACGGTAATTTCAGAAATATAGGCAAAAACCTTTATTCTGCGTGTGCCGCCATGGAAAGCCGATTGCCAATTTTCTTGAGCTCGCGGGCGTACGCCATCTGGTAATACGCAGGGGCGCGGGTGGTGTCTTGGTTGGCCAGGGCTTGGTTCAGCGCCAACCGATTGACCGTGGACTGCGCCACGCTGGCAATTTTCTCTTTGGGCCAGTAACCGGCCAGCGCCTGCAACCCCATGTAAATCAGTTTAGAGTCTTCTGACTTGGCTTCTTGCAGCTGCTCTACATAAAACCCGATGGCATGGAGCACTTTTTTATCTGTGGGGTCTTGGTAGTACTGCTGAAACAAGCCGTGCCTGAGCATTTCCTGGGCGGCCTGCTGCTGTAAGATAAAGTAGTAGTCTTTGCCTTTGTGCTGGTCCAGGAGTACGCGCATGTCTGCGTCTTTGTCGGCTAGGTTAAAACCGCTGGGTCCGTTGGCAATGTTCTCCACCTGCAGGAACGGATCTGTTTTCTGGCCGACCGGTGGGGTTAAATCCTGGTAAGGCGAGCCCGCCGGAATGGTGAGCATGGGTTTAGGTTTTTCATACACGGCCATAGGAGGCATGGCCGCGGCCTGCTCCTGCCGTATGGCTGCGCGACGTTGGCCTTGGTAGCCGCTTTTCTCCAGCCCGTAATGCACCACCAGAACTACCAGCCCCAGGGAAATCATGCAGATATCAAAAATAGGTTTCCGTTTCATAGGCTAAAAACAGGAAGTGGTACAACAATAGGAAATGGGATTCAAACAAAAAAGCCGCGCGTTGGGTTTTCAGAAATGCCTTTTGCCGCGATTTCTTCCTAACGTGCGCGCCCTCGTTTTCTGGTGCGGCGGCGGTCTTTTCTCTAAGATGCGTTTTTCTGCTCATTTCCACAAACGCAGCCCAAAACGTTTTCAACAAATCATCTGGTGTCATGTTCGCCGGTCTGGAAAACGGGTTTCTGAAGTTCCAGTTCCCGTTTCTGCTGCTCGGTGAGTGGGGCCAGGTTCTTTAAATTGGGTTGGCCGGCGTTGACCCAGGCCGTGTACCAATAGCTGGAAACCAAATGAATGGCCAGCCGCATCTGCCGTTCTACCTGCCCGTGCAAACCCCGGTGGTAGGCCTTGCTGAAATCTCTGGAATACACTTTTATGGTGGTGGCGCCGCGCTCTTCCAGGCTGTATTTCTTGTCTTCGTCAAAGGTTTGGGTGAGTTGTTTCTCCACGGAAAAAACACTGTCTAAGGCGGCGTGCGACCGGGCCACAATCTGCCAGGCAGTCTTGCCAGGATTCTCCAGGTATTGCGGTGCGCCGATGAAAAAGTCATAGTCCTGGCTCCAGAGTTCGGGGAGGCGGCTTTCCCAGAGACCGTGAATGCCGCGTTGGCCCGTGAACTGGCCGTTGTAGTTTTTAGTGGTGTGCAAGGGCACGGTGGCATCGGCTATGTAATGGCCCAACTCCGCCGAAAGTCTTAAGATGCGCTGCTGGTCATGTTGTTTGAAGGCCTCGGTAAGCTGGTATTGCACCAGTGAGATGTGCCAGGGCACGATGCCGTGGCGTTGCAGGGTGTCTAGCGTGAATTGTTTTACGGCTTCGTCCCAGAAACGGGGCAGTTTGTAGGCGGCGCTGTCGCCGTAAACATCCAAGTCAATGAAATGGCGCGGGCCTTCTTCGGGCACCAGGTAGCGGCGTTTGTCCGGCGCGACGGCCTGTTCCATGATGTAGGGCAGCTGCTGCTTGTAGAAACCGATCATCTCGGGCGGTAGGGTGAAGACGGCCTGCCGGTTAATGCGCTGGTGCGCGTAGAAGCCCCAGCCAAACGCCAGTGGCGTTTGCAGCAGCAAGAGAAGAAGCAGGAACAGAGGCCGTTGCATGGTAGGTTTATACGTGTTGCGGGCATCGGTCTGTTTTCTAAAATTAGCTGAATTTGCTGAAGGTTTTCTGTTTTGGGCCTCGTTTCTGGAAATGAAGCCGAAAACGGAAAGTCGCGCGGCTTTCATTTAAGGCTTTATTTCTCCGGCGCTTTGTTTTACTTGCGGCGAGCAAACCTAATCCAGCACGTAGCATCATGCAGATTGTCAACAGCACCTTAGACGATTTCCCCGAGATTCTGCGCTTGTACCAGGCTGCCTCTGCCTACCAACGCGCCAAAAACGTGGTCACCTGGCCCGACTTCGACCACCAGCTAATCTTGAAAGAAATACAGGAAAATCACCAATGGAAACTGCTAGATGAACACGGGCAAATCATCTGCATTTGGGCCACTACATTTTCTGACCCGCTTATCTGGGAAGAACGTGACCAAGACCCGGCCGTCTACATCCACCGCATTGCCACCAACCCAGACCACCGCGGCAAACAACTAGTACAAAAGATTGTGGCCTGGGCGAAAGAGTACGCTGCCCAGCACAAGAAAAAGTACGTGCGGCTAGACACCATTGGCGAAAACAAGCCGCTGATTCAGCATTACACCGCGTGCGGGTTCACGTTTCTGGGGCTGTTTAAACTGGAGAACACCGTTGGCCTGCCCGCGCACTATGAAAACGCTACAGTGAGTTTGTTTGAGGTGGAAGTGGAGTGAGTAAAGAGATTGCGTTAGTAGAGCGTCTCCACCAATCTGAAAATTTGCGTTTTCCGGTTCATTTTGCTAAATCAGCACCAAAATATAAGTCGGTTTTATTTTTTAAAACCTAACAATTTCATCAAAAGCAAACTACTTTAATGTTCATTTTTATATTCCTAATAGTTTTATTTGGGATACCCAGCATCCTAATATTTCTATCTTATTGGATACCAAAAAAACTAGGTTATATAAAATTTGGCAAAACTCTATCACGAATAGTCTTTTTATGTTTTGCTTGCCTTGCTCTGTATATCTTTTTTGAAGATGAATTTTTTACTAAAGGAGACGCTGAAAAATTATTACAAGAGCAACAAATCATTTTAAAAGACGATTTCTCGCTACTAAATAATAAATCTATGTCAGCCATAGGGGATTACTACCATAAATTCACTTTGAAAATATCTTCAAAAGATAAAGCGAGAATAATAACTGAAATTAAACGCGCATCTAATTTCAAGACTTTAGATTCTACTGACGAGGATATTTTAAATTTCCCCTACAACACTAGTAATGACAATAGATACAAAGGCCCAATCCTGCGGCATAATTACGAAACTAAAGATACATATAAGCGGGATTTATTTAAGCCGAACGGTGAGGGTTATGCGCCAACCTACCGAGTAATTACCATCAATAAGAAAGGAAACGAATTAATATTCGAAGATATAGACGAGTAACCAATCTTCCCGTTTTCGCCTCCATTTCCCAAACAGAGCCCTAAAACACAAAAACCTCACAGGTCTCCAAGACCTGTGAGGTTTCAACTTCGCCAGCGCAGCTACAAGATTACCGTTTCCCCAACCCTGCGAACTTCATGCGATAGTCGGCGTCAACGTCTCCTTTGGAGATTTTGGTGAGGCGGCCTTTGAGCAGGCGTTTCTTGAGCGCCGAGAGGTGGTCGGTGAACAGGATGCCTTCAATGTGGTCGTATTCGTGCTGAATCACGCGGGCGGTCACGTCATCGAATTCCTCAATGTGTTCGGTACCGTCCAGGTCATAGTATTTGATTTTGACGTTTTCCTGGCGCCACACTTCTTCGCGCACGCCAGGAATGGAAAGGCAGCCTTCGTCAAACGCCCATTCATCGCCAGATTCCTCTAAGATTACTGGGTTGATAAACGCTTTTTTCACGCCTTTTTCTTCTTCGCCCTCGTCCATGAATGGCTTGGAGTCAATCACGAACAGCCGGACGCTCTTGCCAATCTGCGGCGCGGCCAGGCCAACGCCGTGGGCGTGGTACATGGTCTCAAACATGTCATCAATGAGCTTGGGCAGCTCGGGGGCGTCTAGGGCTATGTCGTTGGCTTTGGTGCGAAGCACCGGATCGCCGTAGGCTACAATAGGGTAAATCATAAGTAAGATCTGCTCTCTAAAAAACTCTGTAAAATAATGGTGGCGCTGAGTTTGTCCACGGTTTCTTTGTTGGCGCGGGCTTTTTTGCCCAGGCCCAGGTCTATCATAGTCTGGAACGCCATGCGCGAGGTGAAGCGTTCATCATGGGTGTGTACTTTTTTGCCCGGGTAGAGTTTCTGCAACTTCCGTACAAAGCCCACCACGTGCTGGGTGTTGTTGGTGGCGTTTCCGTCTAAGTGCACGGGCATGCCCACCACAAATTCGTCTACCTCTTCTTTGGTGCAATAGGTTTGAATGAAAACCAGCAGGTCTTGCGCATGCACCGTGTCCAGGGCAGACGCAATGAGCTGCAGCGGGTCTGTCACCGCTAGTCCTACCCGTTTCACGCCGTAATCAATGGCCAGAATGCGCCCCATGGTTTTCTGTTTTTGGCTTCGTTTCCAGAAATGAGCCCGAAAACGGACTTTATTTTTGTGGAACGAAGCAATTGCGATCACAAAGGTAGCGCATTATTCGATACCGTCGGTTTTTTGCCCCTTGCCGCTGTTTCACGCAAACCCGCTTTTGTGTACCTTTAGCCAGCCTAATTCTCTAACTATGCCGTTGCCGCTTTTCCGCCTGCGTTTGCCTGTGTTGCTGTCTTTGCTGTTGTTTTTAGGGTCGATGACCTTGCCTGCGCATGGCCAAGCCGATTTACAGAAGCTGGATACCTATTACCAACAGGCGCTCAAAGACTGGAACGTGCCGGGCATGGCCATCGCCATCGTCAAAAATGATTCGGTGATTTTCGCGAAGGGCTACGGCGTGCTGGATGCACAAAAAGGCGGAACGGTAGACGCCAACACAGTCTTCGGGATTGCCTCCAACACCAAAGCCTATACCGCCGCGGCGCTGGCCATGTTGGTAGACGAAGGCAAACTGAACTGGGACGACCCCGTGACCAAATACCTGCCGTATCTGCAACTCTACAGCCCGTACGTCACTCAGCAACTCAACATCAAAGACCTGCTCAGCCACCGCGTGGGTTTCCAGACCTACGGCGGCGATTTGCTCTGGTACAACACCACTTATAGTAGAAAGGAAATTCTGGAACGCGCCCGTCATCTGCAACCAGCCTACAGCTTCAGGAGCGGCTATGGCTACTCTAACTTAATGTTCATCGCCGCTGGCGAAGTCATAGAAGCCGTCTCCGGTAAAACCTGGGAGCAGTTCATCCAAGACCGAATATTTAAACCGTTGGGCATGACCCGTTCCTACACGTCGGTAAACCAAT
This region of Rufibacter sp. LB8 genomic DNA includes:
- the def gene encoding peptide deformylase, translating into MIYPIVAYGDPVLRTKANDIALDAPELPKLIDDMFETMYHAHGVGLAAPQIGKSVRLFVIDSKPFMDEGEEEKGVKKAFINPVILEESGDEWAFDEGCLSIPGVREEVWRQENVKIKYYDLDGTEHIEEFDDVTARVIQHEYDHIEGILFTDHLSALKKRLLKGRLTKISKGDVDADYRMKFAGLGKR
- a CDS encoding zinc dependent phospholipase C family protein, which produces MQRPLFLLLLLLLQTPLAFGWGFYAHQRINRQAVFTLPPEMIGFYKQQLPYIMEQAVAPDKRRYLVPEEGPRHFIDLDVYGDSAAYKLPRFWDEAVKQFTLDTLQRHGIVPWHISLVQYQLTEAFKQHDQQRILRLSAELGHYIADATVPLHTTKNYNGQFTGQRGIHGLWESRLPELWSQDYDFFIGAPQYLENPGKTAWQIVARSHAALDSVFSVEKQLTQTFDEDKKYSLEERGATTIKVYSRDFSKAYHRGLHGQVERQMRLAIHLVSSYWYTAWVNAGQPNLKNLAPLTEQQKRELELQKPVFQTGEHDTR
- a CDS encoding N-acetyltransferase → MQIVNSTLDDFPEILRLYQAASAYQRAKNVVTWPDFDHQLILKEIQENHQWKLLDEHGQIICIWATTFSDPLIWEERDQDPAVYIHRIATNPDHRGKQLVQKIVAWAKEYAAQHKKKYVRLDTIGENKPLIQHYTACGFTFLGLFKLENTVGLPAHYENATVSLFEVEVE
- a CDS encoding S41 family peptidase; the protein is MEDKKINNSLFQVRLPLFLGVAVALGVLLGATLFQPSSNNPQGTARGYLKFREILSYIDREYVDTVNTEQLSEYAIGKMLEKLDPHSSYIPSKDLSMARSYLESDFDGIGVEFNIFRDTLYVIAPINGGPSEQVGIQAGDKIIKVENENIAGINITNETVFKKLRGPRGSKVNLTILRRGETKPHVFTVTRRKIPSVSVDAGYMVDEQTGYIKVSRFSNGTFDEFKTKLTALKKQGMQRLVLDLRDNPGGYLDHATRMADEFISGSKKLVYTDGKGTKYDADYYARTKGEFEAGSVVVLINEGSASASEILAGALQDHDRALIVGRRSFGKGLVQVPIPLSDGSELRLTISRYYTPSGRSIQKPYDPNSTEDYEMDLMNRYKHGELFSQDSIKFNDSLKYKTSRGRTVYGGGGIMPDVFVPRDTLDNTPLLMELYRKNILREYAMNYARDNKKKLENMALADFKANFQITDVMFQGLLKEARRAGVKVEDKDIQRSQRTIKNNLKAYIGRSRFDAEGFYPVLNEIDPDFQKAMGAFGQASQISLGK
- the ruvX gene encoding Holliday junction resolvase RuvX, encoding MGRILAIDYGVKRVGLAVTDPLQLIASALDTVHAQDLLVFIQTYCTKEEVDEFVVGMPVHLDGNATNNTQHVVGFVRKLQKLYPGKKVHTHDERFTSRMAFQTMIDLGLGKKARANKETVDKLSATIILQSFLESRSYL